One region of Gorilla gorilla gorilla isolate KB3781 chromosome 15, NHGRI_mGorGor1-v2.1_pri, whole genome shotgun sequence genomic DNA includes:
- the BTBD6 gene encoding BTB/POZ domain-containing protein 6, with protein MLLPLACLHGRVAQCLTSLLLLAEPLPRPRRGARARGAASTGAEAAPAAPPAKMAAELYAPASAAAADLANSNAGAAVGRKAGPRSPPSAPAPAPPPPAPAPPTLGNNHQESPGWRCCRPTLRERNALMFNNELMADVHFVVGPPGATRTVPAHKYVLAVGSSVFYAMFYGDLAEVKSEIHIPDVEPAAFLILLKYMYSDEIDLEADTVLATLYAAKKYIVPALAKACVNFLETSLEAKNACVLLSQSRLFEEPELTQRCWEVIDAQAEMALRSECFCEIDRQTLEIIVTREALNTKEAVVFEAVLNWAEAECKRQGLPITPRNKRHVLGRALYLVRIPTMTLEEFANGAAQSDILTLEETHSIFLWYTATNKPRLDFPLTKRKGLAPQRCHRFQSSAYRSNQWRYRGRCDSIQFAVDRRVFIAGLGLYGSSSGKAEYSVKIELKRLGVVLAQNLTKFMSDGSSNTFPVWFEHPVQVEQDTFYTASAVLDGSELSYFGQEGMTEVQCGKVAFQFQCSSDSTNGTGVQGGQIPELIFYA; from the exons ATGCTGCTGCCCCTAGCCTGCCTGCACGGCCGCGTCGCTCAGTGCCTGACCTCCTTGCTTTTGCTTGCAGAGCCGCTCCCGAGGCCCCGGCGCGGCGCGAGGGCGCGGGGCGCGGCGTCCACAGGCGCCGAGGCTGCCCCCGCCGCCCCGCCCGCGAAGATGGCGGCGGAACTCTACGCTCCCGCCAGCGCCGCGGCCGCGGACCTAGCCAACAGCAACGCCGGCGCCGCCGTGGGCAGGAAGGCCGGGCCGCGCAGCCCGCCCAGCGCCCCCgcgcccgcgccgccgccgcccgcgcccGCGCCGCCCACACTCGGCAACAACCACCAGGAGAGCCCCGGCTGGCGGTGCTGCCGCCCCACGCTGCGCGAGAG GAACGCGCTCATGTTCAACAACGAGCTCATGGCCGACGTGCATTTCGTCGTGGGGCCCCCGGGGGCGACCAGGACGGTGCCCGCCCACAAA TACGTCTTGGCTGTTGGCAGCTCCGTCTTCTATGCCATGTTCTACGGAGACCTGGCGGAAGTCAAATCTGAAATTCACATTCCAGACGTGGAGCCCGCAGCCTTTCTGATCCTCTTAAA GTACATGTACAGTGATGAGATCGATCTGGAAGCCGACACGGTGCTGGCCACTCTGTACGCTGCTAAGAAGTACATCGTCCCAGCATTGGCAAAAGCCTGTGTCAACTTTCTGGAGACAAGTTTGGAAGCCAAGAACGCCTGCGTCCTGCTGTCCCAGAGCCGGCTGTTTGAGGAGCCCGAGCTGACGCAGCGCTGCTGGGAGGTCATTGACGCACAGGCCGAGATGGCCCTACGGTCCGAATGCTTCTGTGAGATAGACCGGCAGACGCTGGAGATCATTGTCACTCGGGAGGCCCTCAACACCAAAGAGGCGGTGGTCTTTGAGGCGGTCCTGAACTGGGCCGAGGCGGAGTGCAAGAGGCAGGGGCTGCCAATCACCCCACGAAACAAGAGGCATGTTCTGGGGCGAGCCCTCTATCTGGTCCGAATTCCAACCATGACCCTAGAGGAGTTTGCCAATGGCGCTGCCCAGTCAGACATCCTGACTCTGGAGGAGACCCACAGCATCTTCCTGTGGTACACGGCCACCAACAAGCCCCGCCTGGACTTCCCCCTGACCAAGAGGAAGGGCCTCGCCCCGCAGAGGTGCCACCGATTCCAGTCTTCTGCCTACCGCAGCAACCAGTGGCGGTACCGCGGGCGCTGCGACAGCATCCAGTTTGCAGTGGACAGAAGGGTATTTATTGCAGGGCTGGGCCTGTATGGCTCCAGCTCTGGGAAGGCTGAGTACAGCGTGAAGATTGAGCTCAAGCGGCTcggggtggttctggctcagaaCTTGACCAAGTTCATGTCAGACGGATCCAGTAACACCTTCCCGGTCTGGTTTGAACACCCGGTCCAGGTTGAACAAGATACCTTCTACACGGCCAGTGCCGTCCTGGACGGCAGCGAACTCAGCTACTTTGGGCAGGAGGGGATGACAGAAGTGCAGTGTGGAAAGGTGGCCTTCCAGTTCCAGTGCTCCTCGGACAGCACCAATGGGACTGGGGTccagggtgggcagatccctGAGCTCATTTTCTATGCGTGA